Within Dehalococcoidia bacterium, the genomic segment CGATGCGCTTGCCAGAAAATATCCCGGGGCCGCATCGGACTGGGCATGGCAATTTGTTTTCCCCTCCAGAGCTCTCTCCACAGACCCCCGATCCGGTGCCATCAGGCGACATCACATCCACCCGGCTAGCCTTCAGAGAGCGGTGCAACGAGCATCACAACTGGTCCATCTCACAAAACCGGTGAGTTGCCATACTTTTCGCCACAGCTTTGCCACTCATCTCCTGGAAAGCGGCCATGATATTCGAACCGTTCAGGACCTTCTGGGCCACAAAGATGTTTCCACCACCATGATCTATACCCACGTTCTCAATCAGGGACCTCTGGGGATCAGAAGCCCTCTCGATCATCTTTGACATTTGATACCACCCGCCAGGAGAAACGATTCCGAATTGTAATCGCCGGGTCTCCCTGCTATGATGACTTCCGTGTTAACGCCAAAGGCAGGCAGAAAACCACTTGGCCTCAGCCCTAACGTCTTCTTTCTGGGCATCGTGAGCTTCCTCACCGATGTCTCCAGCGAGATGATTTTCACCCTCTTGCCTCTCTTTCTGCATAATGTGCTTCAAGCAGGCATGCCGATTATCGGACTCATCGAGGGGATTGCCGAGAGCACCGCCACGCTGTTCAAGGTGGTCAGCGGCTGGTTGAGCGATAGGCTGGGAAAACGGAAGATATTAACGGCCTGGGGATATGGTATTTCCACGATAGCCAAACCGTTTTTGTATTTCGCCGGATCATGGGTGGCCGTGCTCCTGGTGAAGTTTGCCGATCGTACCGGGAAGGGAGTGCGCAATTCCCCACGCGATGCGCTGTTGGCCGATTCCACTGCCCCCGGCGAACTGGGCAAGAGCTTTGGCTTCCATCGAGCCCTGGATACACTCGGTGCAGTGGTCGGGATAGGGATAGCCGCCGCCGTCGTTTTTTTCCTGCAACAGAATGGCGTGGAACTCGATCGCTCCACCTTCCAGACCTTGGTACTGGTCGGAGTGGTTCCGGCAGCGATTGCCGTGGTGATTGTTGTGTTTCTGGTCCACGATATCCGGACTGAGAAGAAGGCTGATCTGCATATTCCGCCGAAGTCGGATGCATCCCTAAAACCGAAGTTTGATAAGCGCTTCAAAGTGTTCCTGGCGATCATGATCGTCTTCAGCCTGGGGAATTCGAGCGATGCCTTTCTGGTGTTGCGAGCTCAAAATCTGGGGCTCTCGGTTTTCCACATCCTTCTCGTGTTTGCGTTCTTCAATCTGGTCTATGCCCTGATCGCATTCCCCGCGGGCAGGCTCTCCGATAAGCTGGGCCGAAGAAAGGTGATCTTCACGGGCTGGTCCATTTATGCCCTGAGCTACTTTGGGTTCGCCTTAGCTTCACAGTGGTGGCAAATATGGCTTGTTTTCGGGCTATATGGAGTATATTATGGTATTGCCGAAGGGGTCGCCCGGGCATTTGTGGCTGACATGGTGGAAACAGAAAAAAGAGGTACGGCCTACGGCCTGTTTCATGCCGCTATAGGGATATCGGTCCTTCCGGCAAGTGTTATCGCCGGGCTGTTGTGGAATTGGATCAACCCCGCTGCGCCCTTCTACTTTGGCGCAGTTCTGGCAGGGATCGCTGCCATCTCTCTCATCGCCCTGGTTCGGGAATGAAAAACATGCAAGAAGTGTTGCAACAGGTTGATGAAATCGGTATTCCATCCGGCTCGCTCTGGGGGCGGATGATTCGGGCAGCCAGGCTGGATGCCGCCTTTTATGAAGAGATCAAGGAAGATGGTTCGGCGACCACTCAGGCATTTAAAGCGCTGATGGTAGCATGTGCCGCCACCGGAATCGGCTGGGGAATTTCGATCTTCATTAAAGACGGGATGGGCTTGCTGTCAATGACCCTGTTGGTGGGTTTCGCACTGGCCCTGTCCACCTGGTTATTGGGATCTTACGCCATCTATCTGGTGAGCACCAAACTGCTTCGAACCGGAGAGACTCAGGCAACTTTTAAGGGGACGCTTCGGGCCATTGGCTTTGCTAACGCTCCCAATACGATTGGAATCCTCCTGTTTGTTCCTTTTCTGGGTCCATTCATATTCCTGCTCACCCTGCTCTGGACTTTCGTCGCTGATGTCATTGCGGTACGGGAAGTCTTCAGTTTTTCCACTTCGCGTGCCGTTGTTGCCTGCATCGTTGGACCGGTTCTCGCTGTATCGGTGATCGTGGCTCCTTTTCTGACGCTGGCTATCATCGCTAAACTTGCTTAGCAAAGTCATTCCCTCTTCGATATAATAAGGCTATGAATCTGGAATACTATGAAGACATCAGCCTGGCCCAGAAGTGGAAGTCCAGGGCGTATCCCCTCTCTCAGAAAGAAATGGTTGAATTTGCCACGGTGTGGGAGCCGAGAGCCTATCACGTCGATCCCGAGTTTGCCCGGAACACCAAATTTGGCGGTCTGATTGCCACCGGGAATCACCTGATCTCGATTGCTTATCGCCTCGTCTATGAGATGTCCTGTGAGAAAACGCCTCCAACGGCGTTCATCGTCGGGCTGGGGCTGGATGAGATTCGGTTCCTGGTCCCTGCCCGGCCCGGAGATATCCTGGTACTGGAGAGGGAAGTGATCTCCATGAGGGAATCCAAGAGCAACCCGGAAGCCGGAATCGTTACTTATGCCAACCGGCTGCTCAATCAGAAAGAGGAGCGAGTCTTTACTATGAACAGCTCCTGTCTGGTCGAACGGCGTCGCAATCGTTAGCACTTGCTGG encodes:
- a CDS encoding tyrosine-type recombinase/integrase yields the protein DALARKYPGAASDWAWQFVFPSRALSTDPRSGAIRRHHIHPASLQRAVQRASQLVHLTKPVSCHTFRHSFATHLLESGHDIRTVQDLLGHKDVSTTMIYTHVLNQGPLGIRSPLDHL
- a CDS encoding Yip1 family protein, whose protein sequence is MKNMQEVLQQVDEIGIPSGSLWGRMIRAARLDAAFYEEIKEDGSATTQAFKALMVACAATGIGWGISIFIKDGMGLLSMTLLVGFALALSTWLLGSYAIYLVSTKLLRTGETQATFKGTLRAIGFANAPNTIGILLFVPFLGPFIFLLTLLWTFVADVIAVREVFSFSTSRAVVACIVGPVLAVSVIVAPFLTLAIIAKLA
- a CDS encoding MaoC/PaaZ C-terminal domain-containing protein, with translation MNLEYYEDISLAQKWKSRAYPLSQKEMVEFATVWEPRAYHVDPEFARNTKFGGLIATGNHLISIAYRLVYEMSCEKTPPTAFIVGLGLDEIRFLVPARPGDILVLEREVISMRESKSNPEAGIVTYANRLLNQKEERVFTMNSSCLVERRRNR
- a CDS encoding MFS transporter, with translation MLTPKAGRKPLGLSPNVFFLGIVSFLTDVSSEMIFTLLPLFLHNVLQAGMPIIGLIEGIAESTATLFKVVSGWLSDRLGKRKILTAWGYGISTIAKPFLYFAGSWVAVLLVKFADRTGKGVRNSPRDALLADSTAPGELGKSFGFHRALDTLGAVVGIGIAAAVVFFLQQNGVELDRSTFQTLVLVGVVPAAIAVVIVVFLVHDIRTEKKADLHIPPKSDASLKPKFDKRFKVFLAIMIVFSLGNSSDAFLVLRAQNLGLSVFHILLVFAFFNLVYALIAFPAGRLSDKLGRRKVIFTGWSIYALSYFGFALASQWWQIWLVFGLYGVYYGIAEGVARAFVADMVETEKRGTAYGLFHAAIGISVLPASVIAGLLWNWINPAAPFYFGAVLAGIAAISLIALVRE